The following are from one region of the Sciurus carolinensis chromosome 5, mSciCar1.2, whole genome shotgun sequence genome:
- the Spry2 gene encoding protein sprouty homolog 2 gives METRAQSGNGSQPLLQAPRDSGRQRGEPDPRDTLSQQVHVLSLDQIRAIRNTNEYTEGPTVVPRPGLKPAPRPSTQHKHERLHGLPEHRQPPRLQHSQVHSSTRAPLSRSISTVSSGSRSSTRTSTSSSSSEQRLLGPSFSSGPVADGIIRVQPKSELKPGELKPLSKEDLGLHAYRCEDCGKCKCKDCTYPRPLPSDWICDKQCLCSAQNVIDYGTCVCCVKGLFYHCSNDDEDNCADNPCSCSQSHCCTRWSAMGVMSLFLPCLWCYLPAKGCLKLCQGCYDRVNRPGCRCKNSNTVCCKVPTVPPRNFEKPT, from the coding sequence AtggagaccagagctcagagtggCAACGGGTCTCAGCCTTTGCTGCAGGCACCCCGTGACAGTGGCAGGCAGCGTGGGGAGCCAGACCCTAGAGACACCCTCTCCCAGCAGGTACATGTTTTGTCTCTGGATCAAATCAGAGCCATCCGAAACACCAATGAGTACACAGAGGGACCGACTGTGGTCCCAAGACCTGGACTCAAGCCTGCTCCTCGCCCCTCCACTCAGCACAAACACGAGAGACTCCACGGTCTGCCGGAGCACCGCCAGCCTCCCAGGCTCCAGCATTCACAGGTTCATTCTTCTACTCGAGCCCCTCTGTCCAGGTCCATCAGCACGGTCAGCTCAGGGTCTCGGAGCAGTACAAGGACAAGTACCAGCAGCAGCTCCTCTGAACAGAGGCTGTTAGGACCATCCTTCTCCTCTGGTCCAGTTGCTGATGGGATCATCCGGGTGCAGCCCAAATCTGAGCTCAAGCCAGGTGAGCTTAAGCCACTGAGTAAGGAAGATTTGGGCCTGCACGCCTACAGGTGTGAGGACTGTGGCAAGTGCAAATGTAAGGATTGCACCTACCCAAGGCCCCTGCCATCAGACTGGATCTGCGACAAGCAGTGCCTTTGCTCGGCCCAGAACGTGATTGACTATGGGACTTGCGTGTGCTGTGTGAAAGGTCTCTTTTATCACTGTTCTAATGATGACGAGGACAACTGTGCTGACAACCCATGCTCTTGCAGCCAGTCTCACTGTTGTACACGATGGTCGGCCATGGGTGTCATGTCCCTCTTTTTGCCTTGTTTATGGTGTTATCTTCCAGCCAAGGGTTGCCTTAAATTGTGCCAGGGGTGTTATGACCGGGTTAACAGGCCTGGATGCCGTTGTAAAAACTCAAACACAGTTTGCTGCAAAGTTCCCACTGTCCCCCCCAGGAACTTTGAAAAACCAACATAG